In Bartonella machadoae, a single genomic region encodes these proteins:
- a CDS encoding OpgC family protein, producing MGYKGVVNHKEHPSYRDTRIDVFRSLALLTIFINHIPGTLYEYITHRNFGFSDSAEVFVLLSGVSLGLSFHARLAQESLLFMVRKLWWRALQLYGAYLFTTFVTLSLFLGGFLLWRVEKLLSMNNIGLFFTQPFVAFLSTLSFGHQLGYNNILPLYIVLMLFAPFALYWGCQRKGLLLLGSFLLYLICGFYKIAPPSYPLAGKWFLNPLSWQLLFVIGLVSTLALKQGKTIPFQPFWIVLSAGYLVLSLLWVRLNWWGVVGWFGWSSPLMNFNKTFLSLPRLLHVVALATLILCLPRFCQCFHVSPQHPLAVLGKHSLPVFVTGTVFAMFGQIVKTVVTGTFFSDTLLIISGIVVQLAVAYYYEKQCSLQQFLVRKSIRL from the coding sequence ATGGGATATAAAGGTGTTGTTAATCATAAGGAACATCCTTCTTATCGCGATACGCGTATTGATGTTTTTCGTTCTTTAGCTTTATTGACAATTTTCATCAACCATATTCCTGGAACTTTATACGAATATATCACACATAGAAACTTCGGTTTTTCTGACTCTGCTGAAGTTTTTGTTTTGCTGTCAGGTGTTTCGCTTGGATTGAGTTTTCATGCGCGTCTTGCTCAAGAGTCTTTGCTTTTTATGGTCCGCAAACTTTGGTGGAGGGCTTTACAGCTCTATGGAGCCTATCTTTTTACAACTTTTGTAACGCTTAGCCTTTTTTTAGGAGGCTTTTTATTATGGCGTGTTGAGAAGCTGTTATCGATGAATAATATAGGGCTCTTTTTCACGCAGCCTTTTGTGGCATTTTTGAGTACTTTAAGCTTTGGGCATCAATTAGGCTATAATAATATTCTGCCGCTTTATATTGTTTTGATGCTGTTTGCACCTTTTGCCCTTTATTGGGGGTGTCAAAGAAAAGGGCTGCTGCTGTTGGGCTCGTTTCTGCTCTATCTCATTTGTGGATTTTATAAAATTGCTCCACCTTCTTACCCTTTAGCGGGAAAGTGGTTTTTAAATCCTTTGTCTTGGCAATTGTTGTTTGTTATAGGCTTGGTTAGTACTTTGGCTTTGAAACAAGGGAAAACAATCCCCTTTCAGCCGTTTTGGATTGTTCTTTCCGCCGGCTATCTTGTACTTTCACTGTTATGGGTGCGTTTAAATTGGTGGGGCGTTGTGGGATGGTTTGGCTGGTCTTCCCCTTTGATGAATTTTAATAAAACTTTTTTAAGTTTGCCGCGTTTGCTCCATGTTGTTGCACTGGCAACTCTTATTCTCTGCTTGCCGCGCTTTTGCCAATGTTTTCATGTCTCACCACAACATCCCTTAGCGGTTTTAGGAAAACACAGCCTCCCTGTGTTTGTGACAGGAACCGTTTTTGCTATGTTTGGACAAATTGTAAAAACAGTGGTGACGGGAACGTTTTTTTCCGATACACTCCTCATTATAAGCGGTATTGTCGTGCAATTGGCAGTTGCCTATTATTATGAGAAACAGTGCTCTCTCCAGCAGTTCCTTGTAAGGAAATCTATTCGTCTGTAA
- a CDS encoding helix-turn-helix domain-containing protein encodes MQGKDLLNDMFIGKKIRFRRKMLKISQKELGQSLNLSAQQIQKYETGLNRVSAGRLKEIAEKLDVPLSFFYTEILTKQQPPYHHDEIISSKEEYLLLKSFRVLNSVKQKAILQLISDQKESF; translated from the coding sequence ATGCAAGGCAAAGACCTTCTTAACGACATGTTTATCGGCAAAAAAATTCGCTTCAGAAGAAAAATGTTGAAAATATCGCAAAAAGAATTAGGGCAATCTTTAAATCTAAGCGCACAGCAAATTCAAAAATATGAAACGGGTCTCAATCGTGTAAGCGCTGGGCGTTTGAAGGAAATTGCTGAAAAGCTCGATGTGCCCCTGTCCTTTTTTTACACTGAGATCTTAACAAAACAACAGCCGCCATATCATCACGATGAGATCATCTCGAGCAAAGAGGAATACTTGCTTTTAAAAAGCTTCAGAGTTCTAAATTCTGTAAAACAAAAAGCCATTTTACAGCTCATCTCTGATCAAAAGGAAAGTTTTTAA
- a CDS encoding TIR domain-containing protein has product MIYKGTFEKLKNIILKTGYEIIEIKLTPHSSKNPVYYIRTSEGGVINWYESTGKINVQGSPATREKLQEKLKEELPHHIEEKSLNSSPKTPLLPPPSPEVFIVHGHDSNTLRDLQLILSKLGVKYQILQNTSGNGLTIIEALEEEICAQNHSIKFGIVLLTPDDMGYAKTDGPQKAQPRARQNVILEMGMLMPVLSRKNVAILLKQGVERPSDIEGIIYIPFNNQVSETIAKLVQRLRSSGFKIDSEAMTDALIQFEQRSHIDFGTHSIPL; this is encoded by the coding sequence ATGATATACAAAGGAACATTTGAAAAGCTAAAAAACATCATTCTAAAAACTGGATATGAAATCATAGAAATTAAGCTCACACCACACTCCTCCAAGAACCCAGTGTATTATATCAGAACCTCTGAGGGAGGAGTCATAAACTGGTATGAAAGCACAGGAAAAATCAATGTTCAAGGTAGTCCAGCCACGCGGGAGAAACTACAGGAGAAGCTAAAAGAAGAGTTGCCTCACCATATCGAAGAAAAATCTCTAAACTCTTCCCCAAAAACTCCTCTCTTACCTCCCCCTTCTCCAGAAGTTTTTATCGTCCACGGTCATGATTCTAATACTTTAAGAGACCTTCAACTTATTCTTAGCAAGCTTGGTGTTAAATATCAGATCTTACAAAACACCAGCGGTAATGGTTTAACGATCATTGAAGCTTTAGAAGAAGAAATCTGTGCGCAAAACCATTCTATAAAATTTGGTATTGTATTACTTACTCCCGATGACATGGGCTACGCTAAAACTGATGGTCCACAAAAAGCACAACCTCGTGCGCGCCAAAATGTTATTCTTGAAATGGGCATGTTAATGCCCGTTCTTTCTCGCAAAAATGTTGCCATTTTACTAAAACAAGGCGTTGAACGCCCTTCAGATATTGAAGGGATTATATACATTCCTTTCAACAACCAGGTAAGTGAAACAATTGCAAAACTTGTACAACGATTAAGAAGCTCTGGATTCAAGATAGATTCAGAAGCAATGACTGATGCATTAATTCAATTTGAACAACGATCTCATATTGATTTTGGGACACACTCTATACCCCTGTAA
- a CDS encoding thiamine phosphate synthase, with amino-acid sequence MPSEPYTASTSQITSEPKTPSYPQLVLTLDVRRAVDPVLLRQLLRSKHASAKSFACVILYDSEGDDVFLQKQAQLYGEDIQRTDTALLIAGDSRIAGRIKADGLHIEGDLHALENLENQKREQKIIGFGNVRNRHSAMLAGEAGVDYLLFGKLGADKKPHAHPRNVQLGQWWAEIMEIPAIIQAGSDFATFDEVLNTTCEFIAIEEILFSHDNPLIILEMMAKKCKNP; translated from the coding sequence ATGCCTTCTGAGCCTTATACAGCCTCTACATCTCAAATAACCTCTGAACCTAAAACGCCTTCTTATCCTCAACTGGTTTTGACATTAGATGTTCGAAGGGCTGTAGACCCTGTCCTGTTGCGTCAACTTTTGCGAAGTAAACACGCATCAGCCAAATCTTTTGCATGCGTCATTCTTTATGACTCTGAGGGTGATGATGTTTTTTTACAAAAACAAGCACAACTCTATGGAGAAGATATTCAACGCACAGATACCGCCCTTCTCATTGCGGGTGACAGCCGCATTGCCGGCAGAATAAAAGCGGATGGCTTGCATATAGAGGGTGATCTTCACGCTCTTGAAAACCTTGAAAATCAGAAACGGGAGCAAAAAATCATCGGTTTTGGCAATGTGCGCAACCGCCATAGCGCCATGCTTGCTGGAGAAGCCGGTGTTGATTATCTGCTGTTTGGAAAACTTGGTGCTGATAAAAAACCGCACGCACACCCGCGCAATGTTCAGTTAGGACAATGGTGGGCAGAGATTATGGAGATCCCCGCCATTATTCAAGCAGGCAGTGACTTTGCAACTTTTGATGAAGTGTTAAACACCACTTGTGAATTTATCGCTATTGAAGAAATCCTTTTTTCCCACGACAACCCCTTGATAATCCTTGAAATGATGGCAAAAAAATGTAAAAACCCATGA
- a CDS encoding DUF1465 family protein, protein MNAHQHSDDEPIIMIEHSAFENAFNRLYEETMTLIEETATYIDTEGKFVARSLSAEISALYAKEAMFLSTRLMQIASQLLLLRAEREGEMTTEQIQKEIAKVSLHTPTLELESAHWQELPEAFRHFVARSLRLEARMQYMRADRESELFHIAEEENPVGKQIELLKTAFRRS, encoded by the coding sequence GTGAACGCACATCAACATTCCGATGATGAACCCATTATCATGATTGAGCATAGTGCTTTTGAAAATGCTTTTAATCGCCTCTATGAAGAGACGATGACATTGATCGAAGAAACGGCAACTTATATTGATACGGAAGGTAAATTCGTTGCACGTTCTCTTTCAGCAGAAATTTCTGCGCTTTATGCAAAAGAAGCGATGTTTCTTAGTACAAGGCTTATGCAAATTGCCTCTCAACTGCTGCTGCTTCGTGCAGAGCGCGAAGGGGAAATGACAACAGAACAAATACAAAAAGAAATTGCAAAAGTATCGCTTCATACACCTACACTGGAATTGGAAAGTGCCCATTGGCAAGAGCTGCCAGAAGCTTTCCGCCATTTTGTTGCGCGTTCACTGCGTCTCGAAGCGCGTATGCAATATATGCGTGCCGATAGAGAAAGTGAACTTTTCCATATTGCAGAAGAAGAAAATCCGGTAGGAAAACAAATTGAACTGCTGAAAACAGCATTTCGCCGTTCTTAG